A stretch of DNA from Yoonia sp. G8-12:
AAGGCCAGTCCTGCTACCCCGCCAACCGCGAAAGTTCCCGGTCCTTTCAATCGCTTGACCTCAAGAGACCCGAGCTCTTTTGCGCGTTTCGGCATATCTCTCACCTCCAAAATTGCCCTAAATCCGTTCGACATCGGAATCGAACCGAGGCGCTCTCAAAGCCTCCAAGATCCTATCCCGCTCCTACCCACCCAAAAAGGTTCGACTGATAGCTACAGAATGGGCCGTATCGCGACAAGCCGTTTATACCACATATCTGAAATAACTGCGGAATGTGGCGGATTGCGACACCGGCGCGATAGCGGTACTCGCCTCCAATAAAAAGTGAGACCTCGGACAAGAGTTTCCCATGTTTCGGCCAGCGGTCACGGCGCTGTCAACGTCTTATGATTTCAGATCCTGAATTGAGCTGGTTCACCCCGCATGCGGATTAATAGAAACAGATCAAGTAGCAGACAGAGGTTCATCCAATAGGAGGACCTGTGGGCGCGTGATCTGCGCGCGCAAGCGCATCCTGTTTTTGTTGACGACCTGAGATCTGGTCAGGCAGGCGGTTCGCAAGGTTTGTAAAATCAACTTGCTCAATCATCTCAAGGGCTCGGGCCCGTCGCGAGGCAGCATTTATCCCCTAGACTTCACGCTAAAGGCCACGTTGTCGGACACATTGAGATGCGGGAGAAAAAGGGCATCATGCATTAACGAAAGCAATTGCAAATCAAAATGGCGACCATGCTAAGGACTTGATGAAAAGCCACCTCGTCGATCTCCATTCAACGCCGAACTTGCGCGAACAGCCATCAGTGTAACATGACCTGAGAGGTCTTTTGCGCGCAAAATTGCCTTCGCAATCTGACGCTCAGACAACAAAGCGACATATACGCAACGGACAGACAGCACTGGCAGCGTGGATCGCTGTCATCAAGATTGACTTCTTTTCTACCGTTCGCTAGCCGACTTTCACGTGTAAAGGCCCCGGCGCGACCGGTGGGGTTTGGGTCTGATGCACCGGCTTTGAGCGTTTTGCTCTTTCAGGGCGGGGCCATTTTATCCCAGCGGCCGCATAACGAGAATTCGAGCGACACATGCAAAACGTTTCAATCGTGGTCCCCGTACATAACGAGGCGGACAACATCGGCACATTGGTTGCTGAGATATTGGAAACGAGTGCCTCATATCCGCTGCACGAGATCATTTTTGTCGATGACGCCTCCACAGATAGCACGCAGGAAGTTCTGAGTACGCTGCAAGCCGAAGAAAAGCGCCTCGTTGTCGTGACACACCCCCATGTTGGCGGTCAAAGCGCCGCGATCCATAGTGGTGTGTTGCGCGCGACGGGCACGATCATCGCTATGCTGGACGGTGATGGCCAGAATCCGCCGTTTGAGTTGCCCAAGCTGGTCGCCCCTCTGCTCGCAGACACGACCGGCAATCTGGCGCTGGTGGCAGGGCAACGGGTGGGACGGCGCGATACGTTGTCCAAGCGGCTTGCCTCGAAATTCGCCAATAAGCTGCGCTCGGCGCTTTTGAAGGACGGGACGCGTGATACCGGATGCGGGCTTAAGGCGTTTCGCCGCGACGCGTTTTTGGTGCTGCCGCTTTTTAACCACATGCACCGCTATTTGCCCGCTTTGTTTCTGCGCGACGGATGGGACATTACACATGTAGATGTCAGCCACCGCGAGCGCAGCGCAGGCCGGTCGAAGTACAACAATTTTCAGCGTGGTCTTGTCGGTATCTTTGATCTGATCGGGGTCAGCTGGCTGATCCGGCGCCGTAAGCGGGTAAATAAAATGTCGCAGGTGCTACAGCATAATTCGGGAAAGTTGCCTCATGTTTGAGTTTTTGAACGTCGACAGTTGGGCCGAATTCACGTGGGTTATGATCGGCCTTGGCGGGCAAATGGCGTTTACTGCGCGGTTCTTGGTGCAATGGATCGCGTCCGAAAGGGCAGGCCGTTCGACGGTACCGGTTGCCTTTTGGTATTTCTCGATCGTGGGCGGTACGGTGCTGTTGTCCTACGCGATCTACCGTGGTGATCCTGTCTTTATTTTGGGGCAGTCCATGGGCGTGGTAATCTATTCGCGCAATCTGTGGCTGATCCGTCGCGAGCGGTTGCAATAGAATGACACAGCTATGGAATATCGTCGTGCGCTTTCCAATCCTGATCGGGATTGCGTTGATCTTCGTGCAAACGCTGCCCGTACTGGATGCGCGTTGGCTCTGGTTTTCCGATGAGGTGCGCTATGCGGAAGTCTATTCAAACCTCGTTCGCGACGGGCACTGGGTTGTTCTGAACCTCAATGGTGAGGCCTATCCAGACAAGCCGCCCGTCTACTTCCTGCTCCTCGCAGCCCTCGATCTGATCCCCGGTGTCGAGATGCCCGGCCTTATGTGGCTCGGCTCTGCTGTTTCTGCGATTTTTTTGCTGTTTGCCATGCGTGCGCTGGCCAGCGCTGTTGGTATTGGTCGTTCAGGTTTTGCTGCAGGTATGCTGGTTCAGCTGAGCCTCTTTGGGATGATATTCCTGCTGCACTACGTGCGTATGGATTTGCTATTTGTCGCGCTCATGATGGCAGGACAGGCTTATTTGCATCGCTTCTACTACAACGGTGAGGGGGCCAAATTTGCCTACTTAGGCTTCGCGCTGGCTGGACTAGCGGTCCTCGTCAAAGGCCCGCTTGGCCTTTTGTTGCCTCTGGTCGCTGTGTGGGGAGCCGCACTTTGGGCCGGACGCGGTGCAACGATCCTGCGATTGACGACGGTGCTGGGTTTGCTGTTGTCCGTTCTGGTCATGGCAAGCTGGGCCTTTGGCATCATTGTCGTCGAAGGTTGGGCATTTTTCCGCGATCAGATTATCGGACAGCAAGTCGTCGCAAGGGCGACAGACACATTCCATCATAGTGAACCCTTCTATTATTATTTCATCGTGCTGCCTGTGTTGCTTTTGCCTTGGACCGGCTTTGCGCTGGCATTGCCATGGGGCCGCATTTTGCAGTGGCCTGCTGCGATCTGGAAAGGCCGACGTCAGTTAAACGCGGTTGGCATCCTCGCAATTGGTGCTTTCGCGCATTTCGTGACGCTTTCGCTCCTCGATGGCAAAGTCGGGGTCTATGTGCTGCCGATCCTGGTGCAGGCGTCTTTGCTGATTGGTGCGCTGCTTGCATCAGGGTTTGTGCCGCGCGCTTGGGTGGGTGTAGCTGCGATGATGGCGCTGTTCGGGGCCGCACTGATCGTGTTCTCTTTCAGCCAAGAGGCAGCGGATTATCAGCTTGGCGCGTTGCTTTGTGGGGCGCTTTTGGTGGTGCTTGCAGGCCTGCTGATCTGGCTGCGCAAGGCAGGAGAGGCAGCCTTGTTGGTACAATCGGGCGCTATGGTGGGGTGGAGCCTCTTGCTCGCAGCGGTCCTGCTGCCCGGTCTAAACGAAAGCGCATCGACCCGCATCACGGCAGAACATCTTGGGCGGCTTGCAGAGGATGGCTATACCCCGGTGGCCTATCGCACCTATCCTGGTATCTTCTCTTATTATGCTGGTCGTGATGTGGTGCAAATAGATAGAAAAGTGGCGCTAGAGGCGCTTTTGGACTCTGATGTGCCGATCGTTATTGCCGGGCGCAAACGCGATCTGGATGCGCTTGATTTGACGGGTTTTGACCTGCTTGATAGCCGCGTGATCAATGGTGCCGGTGGGCGTTATGAGGTTGTTAGCCGCAGCGCGCGACAAACCAACTAATGCCACTGCGGTAGGCATCAGCAGGTACGGTGCGTAAAGAGATAACAGAAATAAGGGTCTTGTGGCGGCCTTTGTCTTGCAGTGCGGGTTTCTTGGATGTTCAATGTTGCCGCGCTGTGCCATCTATGGCATGAGATATTAAGCAAACTGAACGAAAGAGTTTAGATCGTGACTGACTACGCCTCCCGCCGCACAATGATGGTCGACACGCAGGTGCGCCCATCTGATGTGACGAAATTTCCAATCATTGATGCAATGCTGTCGGTTCCACGCGAAGCATTTGTGCCAGATGGCAAGCGTGAAGCGGCTTATATTGGTGAAAACCTTGATATTGGTGGTGGTCGGGTCCTGCTAGAACCACGGACATTGGCAAAGATGATTGACGCGCTTGCGATCCAGCCCGGCTATGTCGTGCTTGATGTTGCCTGCGGTCTTGGCTATTCCACCGCCGTCTTGTCGCGCATGTGTGATTTTGTTGTTGCGATTGAAGATGATGAGGCACGCGCCGAAGAGGCGCAGTCGATTCTTTCGGGGCAGGGCGCTGACAATGCTGCGGTCATGTTCGGACCCTTGGCAGAAGGTGCCGCCAAATCTGGCCCCTATGATGTGATTATCCTGCAAGGGGGGCCGAACAGGTGCCTGCGGCGCTCTTGGATCAATTGCGCGAAGGTGGCCGGATTGCCGCTGTATTTGCCGAAGGCACGCTTGGCGTCGTGCGCATCGGACATAAAATAGACGGCGTCGTGAACTGGCGCTTTTCGTTCAATGCCAGTGCGCCTGTGCTGAATGGTTTTGAAAAACATCGCGCATTTGCGCTCTAGGTAGTGATCGGTCGCTCAGGTCTTTACGTATCTATTTTGAAGAGCTTTGGAGTTTCGCATGCTTAAACGTAAGGGTCTGGCCGTTGTCGCAATCGCGCTGACATTCATTGGTGCGCCCGCATTGAAGGCGGACACTCTGGCTGACGCCTTGACCGCGGCTTATAATAATTCGGGTCTGCTTGATCAGAACCGCGCGTTGCTACGTGCGGCGGACGAAGGTGTCGCACAGTCGGTTGCGGCGACCTTGCCGGTGATCAATTGGTCGATCTCTGCCACGAGAAGGCGGGTTGAAGTGCCTGTGGCGACGACAACCGACTCGGTTCTGGCGCAGATTTCAGGCGATGTGACGCTCTTTGATTTCGGTGTCGGGCGGCTTGGTATCGAGGCCCAGAAAGAAGTGGTGCTGGGCACACGGCAGTCGCTGCGCGGCGTTGAACAGAACGTGCTTTTGCGTGCGGTGCAGGCCTATATGAACGTACTAAGCTCCAACGAATTCGTGCAGTTGCGCCAGAATAACGTACGCCTGATCACACAGGAATTTCGCGCAGCACAAGACCGGTTTGACGTGGGCGAGGTAACTCGCACTGATGTGGCGCTGGCCGAGGCGCGACTGGCTGCAGCGCGCAGCCTTTTGGCGGCCGCCCAAGGTGATTTGACCCAGTCTATTGAAGAATACAGATCTGCGATCGGCCGTGATCCTGCGGGTGTGGGAGGCGTGAGCCCTGCGCCGGTGTCGCGCACGCTTGACGATGCCAAGGCCTTTGCCGTCCGCAACCACCCCAGCGTGCTTGAGGCGCAACATTCGGTTACCGCCGCTGAGATTAACATCCGTCGCGCCGAATCCGCCACGCGGCCATCGGTTTCTTTGAACGGATCTGTGGGTGCAGACGAAGATTCAAACACTTCGGCGCAAATCGGGCTCAGCATCGGTGGCCCGATTTATCGCGGTGGCCAGATCTTGAGCCAGTTCCGCCAAGTGCAGGCGAACCGTGATGCAGCGCGTGCGGGATTGCACCTGAACATATTGGCGATCGAACAAGAAGTCGGCAACGCCTTTGCGTCACTGCAGGTGGCGCGGGCATCGCGACAGGCATCGGAACAACAGATCAGTGCGGCCCGCGTCGCATTCGAGGGCGTGCGCGAGGAAGCAACACTTGGTTCGCGCACAACATTGGATGTGTTGAACGCAGAACAAGAACTGCTTGATGCGCTCGCCAACCGGATCGCGGCCCAATCAAACGAAGTGATCGCGTCTTATGCGCTTTTGTCGGCCATGGGTCTTTTGACGGCCGATCACCTCAACTTGCCTGTGCAGCAATATGATCCGTCCGCCTACTACAATTTGGTCAAAGATGCGCCATCTGCCCTTTCGTCACAGGGCGCTGCGCTGGACCGCGTGTTGCAGGCAATTGGAAAAGAATAATCGCATAGTTGTTCGGGCCCTGCGCCTTAGCTAAAATCCTGCAACTGGGTGCAAATTCGGGATGAGCAGGATGTCCAAGATGGCGCAGGATGAAGACATTGATGATTTGGTATCGTCAGTGCGTGATTTCGTATCGCATAAAGAACCGCATCGGTCGCGGTCTCGGATCCTGTTGGATCGGCTTATCTTGACGCCGGACTTGCGGGTAGATGATACGAATGCCTCAGAAAAACCAACGAATGTAGCGCAAAGGGGCGAAAACTCGGCCGTTGCGGTGAAACCTTTGCCTCCGGTCAAGACCTATGACAAAGCCGGACTCGAAGCCACCATTGCAGAACTTGAGGCCGCAGTGACGGCACAGTTTGATGACTGGGAAGCCGACGAGGGCGAGAGCTTTGCCAAATCCGCATGGGCGGTGAGCGCCTTCCAGAATCCCCCAAATGATTCGTCGTCAGAGGCTCAGTCGGGGCCGTCTTTCGCCCATTCAGAGCAGATTACTGATGCCGATACGCCACAGTCGGTGAAAGCGGTCGCGTCGTCAGAACCTGCCATTGAACAGATCGAAGATGCTGTGACTTCCTCTGTTATGGCCGGGCTTGATGAAGAAGCGCTGCGCCGCCTTGTGGCCGAGATCGTCCATGATGAACTTAGCGGCGAACTTGGCGAGCGCATCACCCGCAATGTGCGCAAACTGGTCCGCCGCGAGATCAACCGCGTTCTGACAAGCC
This window harbors:
- a CDS encoding ArnT family glycosyltransferase, which gives rise to MTQLWNIVVRFPILIGIALIFVQTLPVLDARWLWFSDEVRYAEVYSNLVRDGHWVVLNLNGEAYPDKPPVYFLLLAALDLIPGVEMPGLMWLGSAVSAIFLLFAMRALASAVGIGRSGFAAGMLVQLSLFGMIFLLHYVRMDLLFVALMMAGQAYLHRFYYNGEGAKFAYLGFALAGLAVLVKGPLGLLLPLVAVWGAALWAGRGATILRLTTVLGLLLSVLVMASWAFGIIVVEGWAFFRDQIIGQQVVARATDTFHHSEPFYYYFIVLPVLLLPWTGFALALPWGRILQWPAAIWKGRRQLNAVGILAIGAFAHFVTLSLLDGKVGVYVLPILVQASLLIGALLASGFVPRAWVGVAAMMALFGAALIVFSFSQEAADYQLGALLCGALLVVLAGLLIWLRKAGEAALLVQSGAMVGWSLLLAAVLLPGLNESASTRITAEHLGRLAEDGYTPVAYRTYPGIFSYYAGRDVVQIDRKVALEALLDSDVPIVIAGRKRDLDALDLTGFDLLDSRVINGAGGRYEVVSRSARQTN
- a CDS encoding lipid-A-disaccharide synthase N-terminal domain-containing protein; the encoded protein is MFEFLNVDSWAEFTWVMIGLGGQMAFTARFLVQWIASERAGRSTVPVAFWYFSIVGGTVLLSYAIYRGDPVFILGQSMGVVIYSRNLWLIRRERLQ
- a CDS encoding glycosyltransferase family 2 protein, with amino-acid sequence MQNVSIVVPVHNEADNIGTLVAEILETSASYPLHEIIFVDDASTDSTQEVLSTLQAEEKRLVVVTHPHVGGQSAAIHSGVLRATGTIIAMLDGDGQNPPFELPKLVAPLLADTTGNLALVAGQRVGRRDTLSKRLASKFANKLRSALLKDGTRDTGCGLKAFRRDAFLVLPLFNHMHRYLPALFLRDGWDITHVDVSHRERSAGRSKYNNFQRGLVGIFDLIGVSWLIRRRKRVNKMSQVLQHNSGKLPHV
- a CDS encoding TolC family outer membrane protein — protein: MLKRKGLAVVAIALTFIGAPALKADTLADALTAAYNNSGLLDQNRALLRAADEGVAQSVAATLPVINWSISATRRRVEVPVATTTDSVLAQISGDVTLFDFGVGRLGIEAQKEVVLGTRQSLRGVEQNVLLRAVQAYMNVLSSNEFVQLRQNNVRLITQEFRAAQDRFDVGEVTRTDVALAEARLAAARSLLAAAQGDLTQSIEEYRSAIGRDPAGVGGVSPAPVSRTLDDAKAFAVRNHPSVLEAQHSVTAAEINIRRAESATRPSVSLNGSVGADEDSNTSAQIGLSIGGPIYRGGQILSQFRQVQANRDAARAGLHLNILAIEQEVGNAFASLQVARASRQASEQQISAARVAFEGVREEATLGSRTTLDVLNAEQELLDALANRIAAQSNEVIASYALLSAMGLLTADHLNLPVQQYDPSAYYNLVKDAPSALSSQGAALDRVLQAIGKE